One Pseudomonas sp. C27(2019) DNA window includes the following coding sequences:
- a CDS encoding hexameric tyrosine-coordinated heme protein, producing MTDTWLPSLITATPQEGFELAITLSRRGVKYTQPDMETLKALRSAYAESADGLTAASQVIAINFQTVSAANNYWRS from the coding sequence ATGACTGACACTTGGCTTCCTTCCCTGATCACGGCCACGCCGCAAGAAGGCTTTGAGTTAGCTATAACGCTGAGCCGCCGCGGTGTGAAATACACCCAACCCGATATGGAAACGTTGAAAGCGCTACGTTCTGCTTATGCAGAGTCAGCGGATGGTTTGACTGCAGCATCACAAGTCATTGCCATCAACTTCCAAACGGTATCTGCAGCCAACAACTACTGGCGCAGTTAA
- the gmhB gene encoding D-glycero-beta-D-manno-heptose 1,7-bisphosphate 7-phosphatase, whose amino-acid sequence MKLIILDRDGVINYDSDDYIKTVDEWVALPGALDAIARLSRAGWTVTVATNQSGLARGYYSVPTLESMHQILRDEVQQRGGHLGLISYCPHGPDDGCGCRKPRAGLLEQIAEHYKTELDNVWFVGDSLRDLQAAVAVNAQPVLVYTGKGEQTAEKPVPDNTLKFADLSAVADHLLG is encoded by the coding sequence ATGAAGTTGATAATACTCGATCGTGATGGCGTGATTAATTACGACTCGGATGATTACATTAAAACAGTCGATGAGTGGGTTGCGCTGCCCGGTGCACTGGATGCTATTGCACGGCTCAGTCGCGCGGGTTGGACTGTCACCGTTGCTACCAATCAATCGGGTTTGGCGCGCGGCTATTACAGCGTGCCCACCTTAGAGTCAATGCATCAAATTTTGCGTGATGAAGTGCAGCAGCGCGGCGGCCATTTGGGCTTGATTAGCTATTGTCCGCATGGCCCTGATGATGGATGCGGGTGCCGTAAGCCGCGAGCCGGCTTGCTGGAGCAGATTGCCGAGCACTATAAAACAGAGTTGGATAATGTGTGGTTTGTTGGCGATAGCTTGCGTGACTTGCAGGCGGCTGTGGCCGTCAATGCGCAACCTGTCTTGGTATACACGGGTAAAGGTGAGCAAACGGCTGAAAAGCCGGTGCCTGATAACACTTTAAAGTTTGCTGATTTATCAGCAGTTGCAGATCATTTATTAGGTTAA
- a CDS encoding penicillin-binding protein, producing MTDKLSSDALQALKTAFIYMPKAIDVTKYEYGEHYQVVLEHIETVKEMLLLNDVDPEEVYGEIDPQNTPNSSY from the coding sequence GCAGCGATGCCCTGCAAGCACTTAAAACCGCCTTTATTTATATGCCCAAAGCCATCGACGTTACCAAATACGAATACGGCGAGCATTATCAAGTCGTACTCGAGCACATTGAAACAGTGAAAGAAATGTTATTGCTCAACGATGTTGACCCTGAAGAGGTGTACGGCGAAATTGATCCTCAAAACACGCCTAATTCATCCTACTAA
- a CDS encoding 1-acyl-sn-glycerol-3-phosphate acyltransferase, whose product MGVIYGLRTVVFYLLLGLSALIWCLISLLIAPFLPFAARYRFINVYWCRFAVGLAKYIIGLDYRVTGAENIPTERCVILAKHQSTWETFFLSAYFQPLSQVLKKELLRVPFFGWAMAMLKPIAIDRDNPKQALKQLAVQGAERLEQNCWVLIFPEGTRIPVGQIGKFSRGGASLAVNAGLPVLPIAHNAGMFWPKVGWGKKPGTIEVVIGQPLYAEGEGPRAIAELNQRAFEWIAQAQYDIGALDAEYFAEIQAQSAK is encoded by the coding sequence ATGGGCGTCATTTACGGATTAAGAACGGTCGTTTTTTATCTTTTACTGGGCTTAAGCGCGCTTATTTGGTGTTTGATCAGCTTGTTGATTGCGCCGTTCTTACCTTTTGCAGCACGTTACCGCTTTATCAATGTGTATTGGTGTCGGTTTGCCGTGGGATTAGCTAAATACATAATTGGTTTGGATTATCGGGTGACCGGTGCAGAAAATATTCCAACTGAGCGCTGCGTGATTTTGGCTAAACACCAAAGCACTTGGGAGACGTTCTTTTTATCAGCGTACTTTCAGCCGCTCAGCCAAGTGTTAAAAAAAGAGCTATTGCGCGTGCCGTTTTTTGGCTGGGCAATGGCGATGCTCAAGCCCATTGCGATTGACCGTGATAACCCCAAGCAAGCGCTTAAACAACTGGCCGTGCAAGGCGCTGAGCGCTTAGAGCAAAACTGTTGGGTGCTGATTTTTCCTGAGGGTACGCGTATTCCGGTCGGGCAAATTGGCAAGTTTTCGCGTGGCGGTGCTTCTCTAGCGGTGAATGCGGGTTTGCCGGTTTTGCCGATAGCACATAATGCGGGAATGTTTTGGCCTAAAGTGGGTTGGGGCAAAAAGCCCGGAACGATTGAGGTTGTAATTGGTCAGCCGCTTTACGCTGAAGGTGAAGGGCCGCGTGCCATTGCTGAGTTGAATCAACGGGCTTTTGAGTGGATTGCGCAGGCTCAGTACGATATTGGTGCGTTAGATGCTGAGTATTTTGCTGAGATTCAGGCGCAGTCGGCTAAGTGA
- the glyS gene encoding glycine--tRNA ligase subunit beta — MSARDFLVELGTEELPPKTLNTLAKAFSDGIKKGLQAAGLSHGAVQVYAAPRRLAVMIEQLAERQDDRTQAMDGPPVKAAFDEQGEPTKAALGFARKCGVEIGEIDRSGAKLRFEQHIAGQDTVGLLPSIVTESLNALPIAKRMRWGARKEEFVRPTQWLVMLFGEDIVDCTILAQTAGRASRGHRFHHNSDVVLNQPSDYVEALRNAYVLVDFAERRALIENRVNKLATEQQGTAIMPASLLDEVTALVEWPVPLVCSFEEHFLDVPQEALIITMQDNQKYFCLLDSQGALLPRFITVANIESRDPQQVISGNEKVVRPRLTDAEFFYLQDQKEPLESFNERLKNVVFQAQLGSVYDKAVRVSTLAAVIAEKIGSNPEHAARAGLLSKCDLATEMVGEFPEMQGIAGYYYAKNDGEAGDIALALNEQYMPRGAGAELPTTPTGAAVAVADKLDTLVGIFGIGMLPTGSKDPYALRRAALGVLRVLIEKQLDVDLAELVTIAIAQYADKVDSAGLAEKILDFIFDRLRARYEDAGVDVAVYQAVRAVHPMSPLDFDQRVQAVQNFRALPEAQALAAANKRVSNLLGKNASEQAEAVQARYFDSPAEFALYAALQQALQAVAPLAENHQYTEILTRLASLHEPVDAFFTAVMVNADEPSVRANRHALLAQLRGLFLGVADISVLD, encoded by the coding sequence TGGCCGAGCGTCAAGATGACCGAACCCAAGCAATGGACGGCCCGCCGGTTAAAGCTGCGTTTGATGAGCAAGGTGAGCCGACCAAGGCAGCTTTGGGTTTTGCGCGTAAATGTGGCGTTGAGATTGGTGAGATTGATCGCAGTGGTGCCAAATTACGTTTTGAGCAGCACATTGCAGGGCAGGACACCGTTGGCTTATTGCCAAGCATTGTCACTGAATCGCTGAATGCCTTGCCGATTGCTAAGCGTATGCGCTGGGGTGCGCGCAAAGAAGAGTTTGTGCGTCCGACGCAGTGGTTGGTGATGCTGTTTGGTGAGGATATCGTTGATTGCACGATTTTAGCGCAAACCGCAGGCCGTGCCTCACGCGGTCACCGTTTCCATCACAACAGCGATGTGGTGCTCAATCAGCCCAGTGATTATGTTGAAGCCCTGCGCAACGCCTATGTCTTGGTTGATTTTGCCGAGCGCCGTGCCTTGATTGAAAATCGTGTCAATAAGCTGGCGACCGAGCAGCAAGGCACCGCTATTATGCCAGCCTCGTTATTGGATGAAGTTACCGCTTTGGTTGAGTGGCCAGTACCGCTGGTGTGCTCATTTGAAGAGCATTTCCTCGATGTACCGCAAGAAGCGTTGATTATTACCATGCAAGACAATCAGAAGTATTTCTGCTTGTTGGATAGTCAAGGCGCGTTATTGCCGCGCTTTATTACCGTAGCCAATATTGAAAGCCGTGATCCACAGCAAGTGATTTCTGGTAATGAAAAAGTTGTGCGTCCACGCTTAACTGATGCTGAGTTTTTCTATCTGCAAGACCAAAAAGAGCCGCTGGAGTCATTCAACGAGCGCCTGAAAAATGTGGTGTTCCAAGCACAATTGGGCAGTGTTTATGATAAAGCCGTGCGTGTATCGACACTGGCCGCTGTAATTGCTGAAAAAATCGGTAGCAACCCAGAGCATGCCGCGCGTGCCGGTTTGTTATCCAAATGTGACCTAGCCACTGAAATGGTTGGTGAGTTCCCTGAGATGCAGGGGATTGCCGGCTATTACTATGCAAAAAATGATGGCGAGGCCGGCGATATCGCGCTGGCATTAAATGAGCAATATATGCCGCGTGGTGCTGGCGCTGAACTGCCGACAACACCGACCGGTGCCGCTGTTGCGGTGGCCGATAAACTGGATACCTTGGTTGGTATTTTCGGTATCGGTATGCTGCCCACCGGCAGTAAAGACCCCTATGCATTACGTCGTGCTGCGCTAGGTGTGCTGCGGGTGTTGATTGAAAAACAGCTGGATGTTGATTTGGCTGAGTTGGTGACCATCGCTATCGCCCAATATGCCGATAAAGTTGATAGTGCAGGCCTCGCAGAAAAAATCTTAGACTTTATCTTTGATCGACTACGCGCGCGTTATGAAGACGCCGGTGTGGATGTGGCTGTCTACCAAGCGGTGCGTGCTGTGCACCCGATGTCGCCGTTAGATTTTGATCAGCGTGTGCAAGCGGTGCAAAACTTCCGCGCCTTACCTGAAGCGCAAGCCTTGGCTGCAGCCAATAAGCGCGTGTCTAACTTGCTGGGTAAAAACGCCTCTGAGCAAGCTGAGGCAGTGCAAGCACGTTACTTTGATAGCCCCGCTGAGTTTGCCTTATATGCGGCCTTGCAGCAGGCACTACAGGCGGTTGCGCCTTTGGCTGAAAACCATCAGTACACTGAGATATTGACGCGCTTGGCCAGCTTACATGAGCCGGTCGACGCCTTCTTTACTGCAGTGATGGTTAACGCTGATGAGCCGAGTGTGCGCGCCAATCGGCATGCGCTATTGGCGCAGTTAAGAGGGTTGTTCTTAGGTGTGGCAGATATTTCTGTATTGGATTAA